In the Borrelia puertoricensis genome, GCGGGGAGCGTTGATGAATAATATATTGGATATGTTTTATGAAGATTATAAGGAAATGTTACTTAAAAAATTAGAACAAAGGGAAGTTGTTAGTGTAACTGAGGAGGTTGTTAAGGGGCTTGAAGATGTTACGAGAGAGGTAAGTGCTTTAGAGGTAGAAGATGGCTTTGAAGGGAGAGAAAGGGGTAAGCAAGTTAAGGTTACTAAAAAAGCTAAGTCAATAAGTGCGTAGCGTAGTATCAATTTAAGGGACTTATTGCTTATTAAATAAAATAAAGAATTACTTAAAGATAAGAGTTAATAAAATACCTATAGAGATGGTAATAATAGTCCCAAACATCCAATTATGAAGTTTAAGTTTGTTATCAAGTTCGATTTTGACAGATTTAATCTCAGCGTGTAAGAGTGATTCAACCTTTTCAAGCTTAAGGTTAAAGTTATTCTCAACAGAATCTATTTTGGTATCAAGTTCATTAAATTTAGTATCAATCTTGGTGTTAAGATTATTCCCAACAGTATCAATCTTATTATCGAGATCTTGAATGTCAGATTTCAGTTCACTTCTGACGTTATCAATCTTGATGTTAAGATTATTCTCAACGGTGTCAATTTTGGAATCAAGTTCATTGAATTTAGTGTCTATTTTATTATCAAGTTCGGTCTTAACAGATTTAATCTCGGCTTGTAAGGTTGATTCAACCTTTTCAATCTTGGTGTTAAGATTATTCTCAACAGAATCAATTTTGTTATCGAGTTCGGTCTTGAGAGATTTAATTTCAGCTTGTAAAAGAGCTTCAACTTTTTCAAGCTTAAGGTTAAAAGTAGTCTCTAAATACTCAATATCCTTGTGCGTAAGCTCATTTTTATAATACCTATAAGACAGGTCAATAGCAATATCTCTATTTATACCAGCCTTAGTAAGTTCAGCGATGACCATTTGTTGAGTAATAACAGGTTGAGCTCTCATAGAAGTCTCCTTATAGGTAAGTATAGAGTAAAAAAAGAATTAAAACAATAGGAAAAAGAGAGGCTTCTACTAATTGATATTAAGCTAGGGTAGCGAAAAAAAATTTTTAGTACTTCACTACAATAGTACAAATCATATTTTATTAGCGCATTGTACATAATTGCTGCTAAGATGAACAAAATAGTTTTCATCTATTTATTCTTTTT is a window encoding:
- the bdr gene encoding Bdr family repetitive protein; amino-acid sequence: MRAQPVITQQMVIAELTKAGINRDIAIDLSYRYYKNELTHKDIEYLETTFNLKLEKVEALLQAEIKSLKTELDNKIDSVENNLNTKIEKVESTLQAEIKSVKTELDNKIDTKFNELDSKIDTVENNLNIKIDNVRSELKSDIQDLDNKIDTVGNNLNTKIDTKFNELDTKIDSVENNFNLKLEKVESLLHAEIKSVKIELDNKLKLHNWMFGTIITISIGILLTLIFK